One region of Eubalaena glacialis isolate mEubGla1 chromosome 6, mEubGla1.1.hap2.+ XY, whole genome shotgun sequence genomic DNA includes:
- the ICOSLG gene encoding ICOS ligand isoform X1, translating into MRPRSPGLLLLLLCGLRAEIQEEEVRAMVGSDVWLSCIYPKGNSFDLNDLYVYWQISVPGKRNTNSVVTYYLSGNSSAGHGDNHYKGRARLSLDGMKQGNFSLHLHNVTPQDEQKFNCLVFRKSLELEKILEVTVTLNVAANYSMPVVSGPSQDEEFIFTCTSTNGYPRPNVYWINKTDNSLLDDTLQNSTVSLNARGLYNVVSVLRIGRSPTVDVGCCIENVLLHQNLTSGQTETFTGTKDSITEDPVDDTQDAVNRPVLSVLAVLVVAVAMAVATGWLCRSRCPYGSYAGAQAARPELELTGQFARREGDPWRNCGSTGSGELGAPLSLCPPFRTGATR; encoded by the exons ATGCGGCCGAGGAG TCCTGGACTACTCCTGCTGCTGCTCTGCGGCCTGCGAGCTG AGATTCAAGAAGAAGAAGTCAGAGCGATGGTGGGCAGTGATGTCTGGCTCAGCTGCATTTACCCTAAAGGAAACAGCTTCGATTTAAATGACCTTTATGTTTACTGGCAAATCAGCGTGCCGGGCAAACGGAACACCAACTCTGTGGTGACTTACTACCTCTCGGGAAACAGCTCTGCCGGCCACGGTGACAACCACTACAAGGGCCGGGCCCGGCTGTCCCTGGACGGCATGAAGCAGGGCAACTTCTCTCTGCACCTGCACAATGTCACCCCCCAGGACGAGCAGAAGTTCAACTGCCTGGTGTTTCGGAAATCCTTAGAATTAGAAAAGATTTTGGAAGTCACGGTCACGCTAAACGTGGCAG CAAACTACAGCATGCCAGTGGTCAGCGGCCCATCCCAGGACGAGGAGTTCATCTTCACGTGCACATCCACGAATGGCTACCCGCGGCCCAACGTGTACTGGATCAACAAGACAGACAACAGCTTGCTGGACGACACCCTGCAGAACAGCACCGTGTCCCTAAATGCGCGGGGCCTGTACAACGTGGTCAGCGTCCTGCGGATCGGGCGGAGCCCCACCGTCGACGTGGGCTGCTGCATCGAGAACGTGCTtcttcaccagaacctgaccagcGGCCAGACAG AAACGTTCACGGGAACCAAGGACAGCATCACAGAGGACCCAGTGGACGACACCCAAGATGCGGTGAACCGGCCCGTTCTCAGCGTCCTTGCTGTGCTGGTCGTGGCCGTGGCCATGGCCGTGGCCACGGGCTGGCTGTGCAGGAGCAGATGTCCCTACGGAAGCTACGCAG GCGCCCAGGCTGCGAGGCCGGAGCTGGAGCTCACGGGTCAGTTTGCCAGGAGGGAAGGAGACCCGTGGAGGAACTGCGGGTCCACGGGCTCGGGCGAGCTGGGCGCTCCACTCTCTCTGTGCCCGCCTTTCCGCACGGGTGCTACTCGATGA
- the DNMT3L gene encoding DNA (cytosine-5)-methyltransferase 3-like — MQGRQQVLTGPTSALQKSRPGKAGVSGSLGWVGRDWGSPRKLQNCPSQSVATAGLPNPTQQEHTHTNPHPSSQHPVALRAPPTLPPPPPPHVTSPFTPPTPSGPSTPGSCWFLEGPFPGSMALSSPGTLSLETLDDSDPDPAPLLDGEPWPPPCEITAHLTAPTESPLEVGTPHRSSCSLTLGVERVLDPEAEHSMDVILVGSSERSSPPSPRLRRDLIAYEVKVNQRDIEDICICCGSFQVHTQHPLFEGGMCTPCKDKFLECLFLYDEDGYQSYCSICCAGETLLICENPDCTRCYCFQCVDSLVGPGASGKVHAMSNWVCFLCLPFPRSGLLQRRKKWRGWLKAFCDRESESPLEMYKTVPVWKREPVRVLSLFGNIKKELMSLGFLEYGSELGKLKHLDDVTNVVRRDVEGWGPFDLAYGSTPPLGHACDHPPAWYLYQFHRILQYARPRPGSPQPFFWMFVDNLVLTKDDRIVATRFLEADPVTIQDVHGSTIQNAVHVWSNIPAVKSRHSALDSQEELSLLAQDRQRAKPPTQGPAMLVKNCFLPLREYFKYFSTELTSSL, encoded by the exons ATGCAGGGGCGTCAGCAGGTCCTCACTGGGCCCACGTCAGCCCTGCAGAAGTCCCGGCCAGGGAAGGCAGGGGTATCAGGCAGCCTGGGCTGGGTTGGGAGGGACTGGGGTTCACCCAGGAAGCTTCAGAACTGCCCCTCGCAGAGCGTGGCCACTGCTGG actCCCTAACCCCACCCAACAGGAGCACACCCACACGAACCCCCACCCTTCCAGCCAACACCCAGTGGCCCTGAGGGCTCCCCcgaccctcccccctcccccacccccgcacgTCACGTCACCTTTCACACCCCCCACGCCCAGCGGGCCCAGCACCCCGGGTTCCTGCTGGTTTCTGGAAGGCCCCTTCCCAGGTTCCATGGCCCTCTCCTCCCCGGGAACCCTGAGCCTGGAAACCCTGGATGACTCGGACCCTGACCCAGCCCCGCTGCTGGATGGGGAGCCGTGGCCCCCGCCCTGTGAAATCA CGGCCCACCTGACCGCGCCCACCGAGTCCCCTCTCGAGGTTGGCACTCCCCACCGGTCTTCCTGCTCCTTGACCCTGGGGGTCGAGAGGG TCCTGGACCCAGAAGCAGAGCACAGCATGGACGTCATCCTGGTGGGCTCCAGTGAGCGGTCATCCCCACCGTCACCCAGGCTCCGCAGAG atcTTATTGCATATGAAGTCAAGGTTAACCAGCGAGACATAGAAG ACATATGTATCTGCTGTGGAAGTTTCCAGGTGCACACGCAGCACCCTCTGTTTGAGGGAGGGATGTGCACTCCTTGCAAG GACAAGTTCCTGGAGTGCCTCTTCTTGTACGACGAGGACGGGTACCAGTCCTATTGCTCCATATGCTGTGCGGGAGAGACGCTGCTCATCTGCGAAAACCCCGACTGCACGCG GTGCTACTGTTTCCAGTGCGTCGACAGCCTGGTGGGCCCCGGGGCCTCGGGGAAAGTGCATGCCATGAGTAACTGGGTCTGCTTCCTGTGCTTGCCCTTCCCCCGCAGTGGGCTGCTGCAGAGGAGGAAGAAGTGGCGGGGGTGGCTGAAGGCCTTCTGCGACCGGGAGTCG gagaGTCCCCTTGAGATGTACAAAACTGTGCCCGTGTGGAAGAGAGAGCCCGTCCGGGTGCTGTCCCTTTTTGGGAACATCAAGAAAG AGCTGATGAGTTTGGGCTTTTTGGAATATGGTTctgagctgggaaaactgaagcaTTTGGATGATGTCACCAACGTAGTGAGGAGGGAC GTGGAAGGATGGGGCCCCTTCGACCTGGCCTACGGCTCTACGCCCCCGCTGGGCCACGCCTGCGACCATCCCCCAG catggTACCTGTACCAGTTCCACCGCATCCTGCAGTACGCGAGACCCCGGCCAGGCAGCCCCCAGCCCTTCTTCTGGATGTTCGTGGACAACCTGGTGCTGACCAAGGATGACCGCATCGTGGCCACTCGCTTTCTGGAG GCTGACCCGGTGACCATCCAGGACGTCCATGGCAGTACCATCCAGAACGCCGTGCACGTGTGGAGCAATATCCCCGCCGTGAAGAG CAGGCATTCGGCTCTGGATTCCCAGGAGGAATTATCCCTGCTGGCTCAGGACAGGCAGAGAGCAaagccccccacccagggcccagcCATGCTGGTGAAGAATTGTTTTCTCCCCCTGAGAGAATATTTCAAGTATTTTTCAACAGAACTCACTTCCTCTTTATAA
- the ICOSLG gene encoding ICOS ligand isoform X2 yields MRPRSPGLLLLLLCGLRAEIQEEEVRAMVGSDVWLSCIYPKGNSFDLNDLYVYWQISVPGKRNTNSVVTYYLSGNSSAGHGDNHYKGRARLSLDGMKQGNFSLHLHNVTPQDEQKFNCLVFRKSLELEKILEVTVTLNVAANYSMPVVSGPSQDEEFIFTCTSTNGYPRPNVYWINKTDNSLLDDTLQNSTVSLNARGLYNVVSVLRIGRSPTVDVGCCIENVLLHQNLTSGQTETFTGTKDSITEDPVDDTQDAVNRPVLSVLAVLVVAVAMAVATGWLCRSRCPYGSYAGAQAARPELELTGDSRARGCLVPQQIPSRGHFQTMRDTACQRIRAC; encoded by the exons ATGCGGCCGAGGAG TCCTGGACTACTCCTGCTGCTGCTCTGCGGCCTGCGAGCTG AGATTCAAGAAGAAGAAGTCAGAGCGATGGTGGGCAGTGATGTCTGGCTCAGCTGCATTTACCCTAAAGGAAACAGCTTCGATTTAAATGACCTTTATGTTTACTGGCAAATCAGCGTGCCGGGCAAACGGAACACCAACTCTGTGGTGACTTACTACCTCTCGGGAAACAGCTCTGCCGGCCACGGTGACAACCACTACAAGGGCCGGGCCCGGCTGTCCCTGGACGGCATGAAGCAGGGCAACTTCTCTCTGCACCTGCACAATGTCACCCCCCAGGACGAGCAGAAGTTCAACTGCCTGGTGTTTCGGAAATCCTTAGAATTAGAAAAGATTTTGGAAGTCACGGTCACGCTAAACGTGGCAG CAAACTACAGCATGCCAGTGGTCAGCGGCCCATCCCAGGACGAGGAGTTCATCTTCACGTGCACATCCACGAATGGCTACCCGCGGCCCAACGTGTACTGGATCAACAAGACAGACAACAGCTTGCTGGACGACACCCTGCAGAACAGCACCGTGTCCCTAAATGCGCGGGGCCTGTACAACGTGGTCAGCGTCCTGCGGATCGGGCGGAGCCCCACCGTCGACGTGGGCTGCTGCATCGAGAACGTGCTtcttcaccagaacctgaccagcGGCCAGACAG AAACGTTCACGGGAACCAAGGACAGCATCACAGAGGACCCAGTGGACGACACCCAAGATGCGGTGAACCGGCCCGTTCTCAGCGTCCTTGCTGTGCTGGTCGTGGCCGTGGCCATGGCCGTGGCCACGGGCTGGCTGTGCAGGAGCAGATGTCCCTACGGAAGCTACGCAG GCGCCCAGGCTGCGAGGCCGGAGCTGGAGCTCACGG gtgattccagggcaCGCGGCTGCCTGGTGCCGCAGCAGATTCCCTCCCGAGGCCACTTTCAGACGATGCGGGACACAGCTTGCCAAAGAATCCGGGCCTGCTGA
- the ICOSLG gene encoding ICOS ligand isoform X3: MVGSDVWLSCIYPKGNSFDLNDLYVYWQISVPGKRNTNSVVTYYLSGNSSAGHGDNHYKGRARLSLDGMKQGNFSLHLHNVTPQDEQKFNCLVFRKSLELEKILEVTVTLNVAANYSMPVVSGPSQDEEFIFTCTSTNGYPRPNVYWINKTDNSLLDDTLQNSTVSLNARGLYNVVSVLRIGRSPTVDVGCCIENVLLHQNLTSGQTETFTGTKDSITEDPVDDTQDAVNRPVLSVLAVLVVAVAMAVATGWLCRSRCPYGSYAGAQAARPELELTGQFARREGDPWRNCGSTGSGELGAPLSLCPPFRTGATR, encoded by the exons ATGGTGGGCAGTGATGTCTGGCTCAGCTGCATTTACCCTAAAGGAAACAGCTTCGATTTAAATGACCTTTATGTTTACTGGCAAATCAGCGTGCCGGGCAAACGGAACACCAACTCTGTGGTGACTTACTACCTCTCGGGAAACAGCTCTGCCGGCCACGGTGACAACCACTACAAGGGCCGGGCCCGGCTGTCCCTGGACGGCATGAAGCAGGGCAACTTCTCTCTGCACCTGCACAATGTCACCCCCCAGGACGAGCAGAAGTTCAACTGCCTGGTGTTTCGGAAATCCTTAGAATTAGAAAAGATTTTGGAAGTCACGGTCACGCTAAACGTGGCAG CAAACTACAGCATGCCAGTGGTCAGCGGCCCATCCCAGGACGAGGAGTTCATCTTCACGTGCACATCCACGAATGGCTACCCGCGGCCCAACGTGTACTGGATCAACAAGACAGACAACAGCTTGCTGGACGACACCCTGCAGAACAGCACCGTGTCCCTAAATGCGCGGGGCCTGTACAACGTGGTCAGCGTCCTGCGGATCGGGCGGAGCCCCACCGTCGACGTGGGCTGCTGCATCGAGAACGTGCTtcttcaccagaacctgaccagcGGCCAGACAG AAACGTTCACGGGAACCAAGGACAGCATCACAGAGGACCCAGTGGACGACACCCAAGATGCGGTGAACCGGCCCGTTCTCAGCGTCCTTGCTGTGCTGGTCGTGGCCGTGGCCATGGCCGTGGCCACGGGCTGGCTGTGCAGGAGCAGATGTCCCTACGGAAGCTACGCAG GCGCCCAGGCTGCGAGGCCGGAGCTGGAGCTCACGGGTCAGTTTGCCAGGAGGGAAGGAGACCCGTGGAGGAACTGCGGGTCCACGGGCTCGGGCGAGCTGGGCGCTCCACTCTCTCTGTGCCCGCCTTTCCGCACGGGTGCTACTCGATGA